The proteins below come from a single Caulobacter flavus genomic window:
- a CDS encoding TetR/AcrR family transcriptional regulator, whose amino-acid sequence MARPSEFDRDEAVASAIRVFARHGYEAASTSALMAGMGIGRQSLYGAFGDKRRLFLEALRRYSDGSLAEMNAALAADGPAPEAIEAALLVGLGSAEDLETGCLGVGSIVEFSRSDPEVNALNDAAAALVVAAFAARVRGGIAAGAFDPGLDPEAAGRLLLTLRSGLKVAARGGAGEGELREMARLALRGLRQLSV is encoded by the coding sequence ATGGCCAGACCTTCGGAATTCGACCGCGACGAGGCGGTCGCCAGCGCGATCAGGGTGTTCGCCCGCCACGGCTACGAGGCCGCCTCGACCAGCGCGCTGATGGCCGGCATGGGCATCGGCCGGCAGAGCCTGTACGGCGCCTTCGGCGACAAGCGCCGGCTGTTCCTGGAGGCTTTGCGCCGCTACTCGGACGGCTCGCTGGCGGAGATGAACGCCGCCCTGGCCGCCGACGGCCCGGCGCCCGAGGCGATCGAGGCGGCGCTGCTGGTCGGCCTGGGCTCGGCCGAGGATCTGGAGACCGGTTGCCTGGGCGTCGGCTCGATCGTCGAGTTCAGCCGCTCCGACCCCGAGGTCAACGCCCTCAACGACGCGGCCGCCGCCCTGGTCGTGGCCGCCTTCGCCGCACGGGTGCGGGGCGGGATCGCGGCGGGCGCGTTCGACCCCGGCCTCGACCCCGAGGCCGCCGGCCGCCTGCTGCTGACCCTGCGCTCGGGCCTCAAGGTCGCCGCGCGAGGCGGGGCGGGAGAGGGCGAGCTGCGCGAGATGGCGCGGCTGGCGTTGCGGGGGCTGCGTCAGCTTTCGGTGTAG